From Danio rerio strain Tuebingen ecotype United States chromosome 2, GRCz12tu, whole genome shotgun sequence:
AGAACTCAAATTGGAAACTGAaccaatacatttattcattcattttcttgtcggcttagtccctttattaatccggggtcgccacagcggaatgaaccgccaacttatccagcaagtttttacgcagcggatgcccttccagccgcaactcatctctgggaaatgagTCAATACAAAACAAGTTTAAAAATTGTAacgtcattttaaataaattatcctTCATTTCATAAACTGGAGTGTAAGAACACGTCCCAGAATGCCAAACTTCTGAATTtctttaacttaaaataaattcgTATTACCCACAATTAAATTTCCAATGCCGCTGCTTGAGTGTTATTTCCAATCCGTgataataaattgaaataaagttAAGGTTTAAATTATGCAAAAAAGTATAAATAGAACAATATATTGCAATCATGCTACTCACCATCTTCTGGATTTCTTTCATTTTGACAGGATTTGTAAGAACTCCTCTTTTCTTCTCCTCCTCACGTTTGCTGTAAATGAATAAGAGATCATACTTGCTGCAAAACAATGTATTTTATCAGCGTTTGAAAGAATATATAGAAGTCAGCAAAGGTTCAAAccagacacacacccacacacgcacCTACACATTTACTGTGTCACACattaactaatatatataatatatatacacacaatgcatccggattccggaaagtattcatagctcttcacttttcccacattttttatgttacagccttattacaaaatggattcaattaatttatttcctcaaaatctgacacacaataccccataatgacaatgtgaaaaaagggtttttgaaattgttgcagatttattaaaaataaagaacctgaaaaatcacatgtagaGAAGTATCCACAGCCTGtgtcatgaagctctaaattgagttcaggtacattctgtttccactgatcattcttaagatgtttcagcagcttaattggagttcacctgtagtcaattcagttgattggacatgattagaaaaggcatacacctgtctatataaggtcccagggttgacagtgcatgtcaaagcacaaaccaagcatgaagacaaaggaattgcctgTACACCTTCGAGaaacaaggctggggaaggttacagaaacatttctgctgctctgaaagttccaatgagcacagtggcctccatcatccgtaagagGAAGATGTGTGACAAGACGCAAGAGGCcacggtctttagcctccttggtagagcaaccgagtCCCATACGGAGGGTCGCcgattgggtggtgtaggaccggcggggttacacataCATAGACCCCTTTCTGACAGGTTATTATGATTACTGAGGACTTTTTTTGACAAGAGCCAAATAATTTAGGCAACATGACTGTGTCAGAAATTGAAATGACAAGGCTTGACCAACAGCACATTAGGCAGCAACAAATattacggaagtcaatggttacaggtttccggctatttttaatcttttttttattttgtgttcaacagaaaaaagaaactactTAAATGATggtaggattttcatttttgggtgaacaaaaaataaacttaaatcacAATTCCAACTTACCGGATCTCAAAAAGAGGGTCTTCTCTGATTTTGGCAGCCATATCATTGGTGGAGGCAGCACTGGAGGGGTTAAATATGGACCCAGGCAGGAGCCCAGTCTCAGCGGATGGGCCGCTCTCCTGGTCCTCATATTGCTGGGTGATCTGCTTGTCAATGGGGCGACCCAGAAGGTATTCCTCCCGAGAGATCTGTCCCGATGGACCCTGGTACATCCAGTCCAAACGGTCATCTTTCTTCCTGCAAATATTGAGGAATTTCCTATTACAGCACTGATATGATATCATATTATACCACAGAGCTGAGGACCAcatatactagggctgcacaatatatcatttcagcatcgatatcacaatgcgatcattcgcaatagtcacatcgtaagtatacgcaatgttgagtctggattataacacaaacacacacactcatctgcacTGGTTACTTTATGCAGACACACCATACTACCTCCCAATAtgacactgtcactttatcacaattatcatgtttacaagttctttttgcactatactgttctttatctgcacaactctggtttactttgcactcatttgctatatgcccttaatgtcactgtattgtttacaattttattacctatgtatattttttagaccacattttatgtacaatgtatatactgtaaattttctttttcttaaactctactattttttatatatatatatttttatattaatgttaagcaccttgggtctaagaataacgcaatttcgattctctatatgtcttgtacatgtggctgaattgacaataaagctgactttgactttgatatTTTATCATTTCACAAATGTTTTTGCAGATCTGTGACCATGTAAGGGTTTTTAAGcgttcaggcataagaaattgtacaatTGTAACTTTGACTAAatagaccccggattaataaagggactaagaaaatgaatgaatgaatgaatgaataaatagacccttttcacaatgaCGTCAATTCACTTCCCCCTTTCGTCAGCGTATTTTTAGTTCCGGTTTACCTTTGAATGAATGGGAGACTTCTCTGGAAAATGTACaacttaaaatattaacattggACATTGTGTTTTAAGTCTGTTAAAGTATTGGAGATGTGTCCAAACGTTTCTCTTTTAATACTGAACTGCTTTCTGAGTTTGAAAATGATTCTTTAAGTTATTAAGAATAGGAATTAGTTAGGAATTAAAGGAGTTATTGTTTATCAAGAAAATGATATGCTTGCAACCTTTTCCCTTATCAATTCAGTTTATTTCctcaataatggatttatttttactttgatgctgctgtaaatataaatgtatattatttgttATGTGAATGTTCCAGCATGAGTAAAAGTCTTTATTAAATTTTCTAATATTATCTGGTAAGtatttcatttataaatgcaattaGTTTCATCATTTAGTATTTACTGATTTATCAACGTTTTTATCAGTTTCTCTGTTAGAATGAATTAAGACCTTTAGTGTCCTGCCGCCACCTACTGGGGGGatttaattattctctttattctctattttcacctggggatactcatcccgaggtcctcagattatgcggagtcactgattggatccaagaccagcgacgtgatgatcccaaggattccatatccgggaccaggccatatcctgagctgctgctgcgctgatggtcgtggggagtggagaacatgagtctgattccagcgacgctccagggacagacgagtcttcgctgaggccatcttccagcctaaaccacggcgaatgaagctctgcacaagacttttggccagcggagaaattaaaatggtcgtgcccaactgagtctggttccctcaaggttttttttcttcactcccatcaggtgaagttttttttccctcttcgctgtcgccactgcctcgcatggttcaggattggtagagctacgcatcgatgaatttgctcttcagtgtttgaactctcagtaatgattaaatcacactgaactgagctaaactgaactgaactgaacttaaacactaaaacctgaactacactgttccagttactatgaccatttatgtgaagctgctttgacacaatctacattgtaaaagcgctatacaaataaagctgaattgaattgaacttaatATCTGTATACCTTTTACCCTAATTAATAATAAGCTACAAATAATTACATAATCAAATAATActgcattttaatataataatataattaaaatgtatccTTCTTATTGTTAGAAAACAGCCGTAGTCACCATCTAACCGTATCTGTAGTGAATATACAGCTGACTGGGTGGGTTCTCTGTGGAAAGTTCTGTGTAGGCGGAAGTAAAGATACACCTCGTGGAGTAAAACCGGACACGGCGTGACatcatgtgaaaagggtctattgtttataaaacgaagcctatgcagtattatttaacatgtgattattcaatttctgtacaccCAAATACAGTTTGACTCATTGGAAAACAATCAAATGGTGTTTATTCAAAAGGTGTCTTTTTCGTTATTGGATTTATCAACGCTTGTAGATTGTATTTCATGCATATatactcccctacagaatcatcccaatcaattctTGAATCCCAGTTCATACAAATTTCTTCCAAATAGTTATTAAACTCATCCAGTGAAATTGTGTTCATATTAGATTATATGTtgcagaataattattttttttaattgcaatgtTATATTTTTCTAATACCATCAGCCCCTaacataaagttgaagtcagaattattagccccctgtttattttcccccccactttctgtttaacgggaagattttttcaacacatttctaaacatgatttctaataactgatttatttaatctttgtcatgatgacagtaaataatatttgactagatattttttcaaagacacttctatacagcttaaagtgacttttcaaaagttcacacttagaaaATGCTTGACTATtaaagcaagtttggcatgctgtcccgggagagaaccctgagctcaaagacagatgagcccaaggctcccgcctgatcaataagcattaggaggcatatgagatcaggtagttctcgataactTCCCAAGAATAGACCGCTAACTGTGCTAATTTGTAGTAAGTGcttctgactttaacttttgttgcatgtttttgagtgtgggaggaaaccagagcaccaggggaaaacccacgcgaacacggggagaacatgcaaactctgcacagagagtgtcggttggctcagctagtgtttgaaccaacgacctcctaactgtggggcaacagtgctagccactaagCCATTGTGTCGCCCAAACATAGaattgaggaggagggagaagggataGATTGAGGGGGCGggggatatttatattaaatttagagagatccgattggctagttagtgattagtgataaggatcagctgtagtcaatcctatcacatgctcctctcgaaattactttcaaaaacttcacttaaaggcttaactaggttaattagggtaactagaaaggttaggctaattaggcaattactgcataacgatggtttgttctgtagacaatcgaaaaaatatatagattaaaagggctaataattttgtccttgagatgtttttttttttttttttaaaaaactgcttttattctagacaaaataaaacaaataagactttctcaagtagaaaaaatattattagacatactgtgaaaatttccttgctctctaacttaggaaatattaaaaaaactaaattcaaacgggggctaataattctgacttcaactgtacattaaaattaaagggataattcaccttTTTATGCGGTCATCATCACTTACTCACCTTCGACTTCCAGAACAGATTGAGCTTTTTttgttcagttgaacacaaatgaagatatttggaTGCTGGAAACCGATTGACCATAGCATTTGTCTTACAACGGATGTCAATATTTAGAGGATTCCAACATTCCTAATCATACCTTGATTTGTATTTACAGAACAAAAAAAGACAACTCAAAAACATTTGGTGAGTAAATAATgccaaaatgttaatttttggatgaactgtccctttaatttctTAAATGAAAAGCATTGTTGTGGGATTAATACTATACTAGTAAGATGTGTCTGAATGTTACACACTTTACAGCGCCAGTCTCTTGCGCAAATCTGGTGATCTCTTCTCGGGCCCGCTCCTCTTTCAGCTCCTTCTGCAGCTCCTCGATCTTCTTCCTCTCTGCTTCATGCTTCTGCTCCGCTTTCCACACTCGCTCGATGTTTTTCAGAGTCTGCGGATGCCAGCTTTTCTTCAAGTTCTGGTAGGATTAGTGGAAACGGTAATAGAGATTTAAgtagagaaaataataatacttaaaaaaaaaaaacacatgtataaGAAtacattcacacattctgacactttctttaacaatttaatttcacaaaagtattatcatattagcagccattgaccattaaagtacaacattgctcagtcaattaaatagtgcttttTGTTTGGAAGTCACACTTAAATTTGATGTTGGACCAAATATTCACAAATTAGAATAATTAGACTTTAATAAGACTgttaaaatgaacgaatgtgcgaatatataaccaactttacctttataaCACATGATGTCTTATGAAAACAATGGTTTTGCTACAAATAAAACAAGACACCATGGTTCAGGCCCATAGCCAGTGGGGGTTTGTATGGTTCGGAAACCCACCCCGCACTGACAAAAGTCTAAAATTTGTCCcacacatgagctcatttgtcctattttgactgtgCTGTAAATAATGGAAATAACCCATTAAAAAAGGATTTAAAACCAAGCGAAATACTCTGTTGGCTTTCGCTTTGGTGTGAcgtcagctaatcagttttggccaatgctaacaaatattttcattttacaatCTGACATAAGAGATGTCATCTTTCATTACTGCATTGTTTTTGAACAGAGAAAGCATTTAACAGATggtcatttttatttctaaatcttAGACCTTAATCTTGAAACCAAAAATGAGCAATAGAAAGATTAGCGAAAGtggaacattttaaaattaattttaatgctatttttggctattgttgttatccatgaattttcaaatgtacttttttttttttttttttacaagagaggctagaaaaattgtgaagctctacattaagctgtggcgaccacagatttaaaagggactaagccgaaaaagaaaaatgaatattattattatcataatcattattatgttttaatattttttttattcaaatgaccaaattctgactgaggaaagttgaatgtgctggccagtttgtcaATTGCCTAATGAACGAGAATAGACTatagtttttactttaaaacttgaACAGATTTCAATTTTTCTAATAGtgtaataaatatgaattttgggcgacacagtggcgcagtgggtagtgctgtcacctcacagtacgaaggtcactggttcaaaccttggctgggtcagttggtgtttatgtgtggagtttgcatgttctccctgcattcgcatgggtttcctctgggtgctccgatttcccccacagtccaaagctatgcgatacaggtgaattgggaaggctaaattggcagtagtgtatgagtgtgtttgtggatgttctccagagatgggttgcggctgaaaggtcattcactgcgtaaaaacatgctggataagttggtggttcattccgctgtggcgatcgcggattaataaagggactaagccgacaagaaaaattaataaataaataaataagatttttaaaaataattatttcacatttctttattAGAAATCTTTGGAGAATATTTTTGGtatatcaaaaagtgtggttataatgaccatctgacaagctaactcagctaaaaaatagtgcttaatatgtcactaaaatgcaataataataataataatacattttatttatagtgcGCTTTTCTCAGACATTAAGCACTACAAGGCAAACAGTAACaaagcagaacaaaaaaaaaactgtaaaaacaccaCTGTAAgacaataaaatatgaacaataaaattgaatgattaaattgacaaaaatacTCAACCTAAATTAAAAGCAACGATAAAAAAATGAGTcttgagaagtttctttaaaaagtCCAGAGAAGCAGCATGTAGTTTTagcatcatttaaatgcagtatttaaatctcataattaaatagaaaatgaggcgtataactgcaaaaaggtaaaAACACATTGACCATGTTTTTGGTAGGTTTGGTAGAAACGAAAATAGTAATAGAGATTTAAGTAGGAAAGATATTAATAatactcaaaaaacaaaaacaaaagacatgATCCCATGGTTTTACTAACCAAATAAAACCGAAATACCATAGTCAGTACATATTAACCATTGTTTTTCTAAATTATAGTTTAGAGTTTAAGTTGGTTATAACCATTATTTAccaatgtattaatatttaaactGTTAATCCAAATCAATATCAAAAATAGCATGGCTGAAACAATTTCACAATAATAAAACCAAGGTTAATTAGTATCCATACGCTGTGAgtagatattttttaataaattataataattacaagttaTTGATAAACGTTTATTTTCAATTACGGTCAATTATTGACACTGGTACGTGACATAAACAAGCTAACTTTAGCCGGTCCACAACCGATGGTTAACATTAGCAACAGCACTATAGACAAAAAATACTTACAAGGTCACCACCTCCCATGTTATCGACACTGTACTAACAATGACGCAaggttttaatatatatttaaacacgCAATCTTGATGATGTGCGTTTAAACTTCCATGTTTGTTGTGGAACGAAGCAAGGACGTTTTTCCGGTTTAACGCagttgtaaaataaaagtcttgttGACGACTAGTATGTGCTGCCCTTTTTTAAGCCacataataaaaaactgaaaaactcCAGTGGGGTTTGGGAGGAAAATGATCAGTATTGGGATATCCAGAAGCAACCTCTCAGCAGCAGTTTAAGACCAGCAGCCACTGAACGGAAGTAAGGGGCGGAGCATATTTTCACAATAAAAGTAGCCGCCTGTACAGTCTATGCCTAACTTGCTATCgttatttactgttatttataagtattcattcatttcttttcggcttagtccattcaTTAATGtggggttgccaaagcggaatgaactgccagcttatccagcatatgtttttttacacagtagatactcttccagctgcaacccatgactgggaaacacctatacacgcattcacacacatacactacggacaatttagcttacccaattcaccttgaGCGCATATCTTTAGACTTCACATATCAGGAAAGTGTGTTGTGttgcaagaaagaaagaagaaatgctcgcatgtgtttagcgtttttccttatagcaaacacaacagcaatttGCCATTGATTGTGCTGCTTTTTTCGAGTAATTATTGTGATCTACCGATTGCAACAGAGCAATACTGCAGTACATGTAGACTGTAATACTGttgggagatatctctgtagactgccgttcagccttataatcttaaaatgtctgtaaaatcacctgttttgtgacggcttctgctgttctgatggtgaactgcagatgtgaataagcggcggaagaaagtagttcctaatgcAAAAGGGTTTCTAGACTCTCTGCGTTtgatttccttttttatatacacaattatgctgtcgaactgttgtttaaacgcaatatcacactcttagtagtgctatatggctgtatatcgtcactgccctgctgaaaaatccagcttaaaccagcctaggctggttggttggttttaggtggTTGACCATcttggttttagaagggttttggccacttccaggctggtttccagccatttccagcctggtcttagctggtcatgctggaaagtgaccagctaaaaccatctaaaacaaGCTTGACCGttctggttttggctgggctcccagcctggctaggctgatcaagctggttttatctTGTGATCGCCCggcctgtccagctaaaaccaggctggaaatcgctggaaaccagcctggaactCGGGGGCGCGACGtgtttgaggaccgggagggagacgcgtgattaccgggagattatcactcaatTGCGGCCATCCAGGAGTTTCCGTGCGCTTGCGGGAGACTACCCTAACTTCCGGAAGGCTtgggatgtctgttgaatgacctcccgccctactcataattctctcttcataaagCCGTATGCATATATGACATATTCATAAAACACTGATATAACCGGGCTTGGATCGTTTgatttctcactacaatcgatccgctccagggttcgtttcacctcattcaagcgatctcggagcgattgttttggcgtggatctgagcgcgattggtggtttcacatatgccaaaccaaccgcgctaactggacaaacaagacaggttccgaaacaaaagtgtaggtgtgaaagcaccctaaggccTTCGGCCAGTGGCCTCGTGTCAATGCACGCcacccaccagtgccaatatacagccacatcgcactgctactcatgttttatatatatatatatatgtccagaTGATGTGGCAGGAATATGAAGTCTCCTGGCTGCACTGTTTAAAATCCATTAATTGAGAGGttccatattaataataatattaaaatcattaataaatttcattcattcttaatttttttattttatttacagttacaCATTGCATTATGTGACCTTTGCATTGTCACATTATCGTGTTTGTTAGTATGATTTCACAAAGTTGGACCTGTTTTTGAATTAACGTATATGCTGATCTTGAAAtccagtcagccaatcagaactagGGATAAGTTTCCAGTGTATGTTAAGTTTAGGTTTACAGTTAGggttatgcacttctacatgattgttaccACTGGCTTGATACTTAAACCACACAGatatgaactaaactaaacttcaactttgaaatctggactttactagaactatgttacgCTGCTTTGGCACGatctacattgtgaaaagcgctatttaaataaacatgagTTTAATTGaatctgattttgggaataatttacagttaggaTTGGGTTCAGGGGTGGGGATTAGGAAAggattacatttttgaacaaCAATGGCATAGATgctaatccaggatcgcatcatgTTAGACAAAACCACACGCACTATGAAGGGTGATCTCTGCTCCGTCGACTATTAATGTCCAAAATTCAagtctacagtttgacaaagtgacctttattgatattttagtagtttgaaaccataaaatgtcaataaaattaacttctttaaacatcaaaagttgaaAAGAAAAGATCAAGAGACGTCAAAAAATGGCAAGCTTCTCTAAATTATGTGCGAAACTTTGCATCACATTTAGCATTAGCATAATCGCTAAATTCTGGAGCAGCAAGAGCTGTCTGTTTTACTATTCATTATAGTTCATGGAAATTTAACTTTGTAGTCtgtgaaagtcagggaatttgaccTTTGGGTTTAAATAAGCCCAGCAGCAAATAAAATAACACACGCTGACTTTTTTATGCTGTATTCAGTTTATTGCAAGCAATCAATGCTTCAAAGCAAAATAATACTGAGACTGTGGAAAACTCTTCACAGATAATGTCTAAAATTACTCAAAAGACAGCAAATGACGAGTGTTGGATTCAGGAAAAGGAAAGACTAAATGATGGCCAGCATGTTGGTAACTTCGAGTTTTAGCATGCCGTTCTGGATTTCCAGAAGTAGTTTTTGCAGCCGGTCTTCCTCTCTTCTTTAGTATCTCTTCTCATAAGCTCCAGTCCACTGTGTAGCGATCCCAGAGATGAGCTGTCAGGCTGGAAAACTGCCGGATCCGAGTTACTGAGCAGCCACTCCAGCTCAGAAAGCGAGTATCTCTCTGGTATCTGCGGGAAATAAAGCAGAGATTCAGGTTAGAAgattaaaaaaagacttaattaTGACTGTAGATGAACAAATAGGCAGTCAAAATGTGAAGTTTGAGAAAACATAAGCGATCAGTTCTTTCACTGTTGTTTTTACTGAACTGTACCGTAAAAATGTCCTATGTTGTGAAcggagtactgaaaaatcacactCAAGTAAATGTACCATTACTTACCCAAAACAATGCAGAGcaggtaaagtaaaaaaaaagttgtaaatgttagtcaaaatatgagtaaaacgTAGCACTTTTAACAGTattcatgagtagtgagtatggCGCTGTGAAaggttgatgtgtttacatgcaatatgtgcatgtgtgtgaaaacgtaaaATTCTGTCGTCATTAagtgattgtttaaggccatttcagtcatcatacagtaaacatacgCCATCTTCTCATCTTTGAGAAGCAGTCAGTCTCTCAATCATTGCGTGTAACGATGTTGCGTCTTGAGATTGTTCtgtatgtgcgatttgattggacaggaatcgcagAACTGATTATTCCACTTTAGCCAATCACCAAAGACAATTAAAAATAGTGACTGCAGGCagtatagggtatatgcagagctagtgctgttcccatgctgatgcacttccggtgagctgttattgtgaactttttctcattttatacggttccttatacagcgtcgatgttgtaatgtcattaaaatacattcagttaaataaactttagcatttatttagttgctcaagcgtaaaacgagacaaaaagctgtttactcgcacgcgcccgtcagaatcggcaggctaacgcagaagctccattgaatatactggggtaaaataaatgctcatattataaggacacggcgggggaaatgtaatttaatgtagtgcttcttgtacaatctgacacccactttaaatcggatatcactcagctagtggagatcgctcatttttaaagaaaacagaccttaaacgcaccggattttgcattggcattcaattcgccagaagtgcttaacccaggttactggcaaattaaaagtcctattagcacgcttcggcatataccccattgccaAATATATctgactttttccagcccaaaacCAGTCTAAAGACCGGTCAGACGCGCAAAAGACGGCCctaaatattagattaatattttattcaattttaatgaatttaaatcGAAATTAGTTACTTTAACTGCCATAAGTTtcatctcagaaaaaaaggtttcactggggtggtaccttttcattcattcattcattttcctgtcagcttagtccctttattaattgggggtcgccacagcggaatgaaccgccaacttatccaacaagtttttacgcagtggatgcccttccagccgcaacccatctctgggaaacatccacacacacactatggacaatttagcctacccaattcacctgtaccgcatgtctttggactgtgggggaaaccggagcacccagagaaaacccacacgaatgcagggagaacatgcaaactccacacagaaacgccaactgtgctgaggctcgaaccagcgaccttcttgctgtgagacgacagctctacctactgcgccactgcttcgccctggtACCATTTCAAAATTTACAAATTTGCTTaatgatatattaataataaataaattgaataataaataatgaccttaaaatggttgtaaaaaattaaaaactgcttttattctagccaaaaataaaagaaatcagactttatccagaataaaaaaaaaccttttaggaaatactgtgaaacttttcttgtcaaacatcatttgggaaatatttgaaaggagttcacaggagagctaatcgCTTTGACTTCAATATTCATTCTTGTCATGCTTGACAGTGAAAACGCAACAAGAGACGGTGTATTATCATCTTACCTCTTCATCCGCAGAAGTGCCGCGAGACGCCTGTAGTGCAGAGTTCAGGAGCATATGCGATCGTCCACATATGATGCCCGCCATCATGGCCAGACAGAGAAGAGTTGCTGTCAGGTGGAGTTGCGAGGAGGCCATTTCTGCTGCTTCTTTAACTCAG
This genomic window contains:
- the sst2 gene encoding somatostatin 2 precursor gives rise to the protein MASSQLHLTATLLCLAMMAGIICGRSHMLLNSALQASRGTSADEEIPERYSLSELEWLLSNSDPAVFQPDSSSLGSLHSGLELMRRDTKEERKTGCKNYFWKSRTAC